In Zygosaccharomyces rouxii strain CBS732 chromosome D complete sequence, one DNA window encodes the following:
- the RIM1 gene encoding Rim1p (highly similar to gnl|GLV|CAGL0L08068g Candida glabrata CAGL0L08068g and similar to YCR028C-A uniprot|P32445 Saccharomyces cerevisiae YCR028C-A RIM1 Single-stranded DNA-binding protein that is essential for mitochondrial genome maintenance Single-stranded zinc finger DNA-binding protein), translating into MFRPIFQRGFHATSRKLDLSKMTIVGRVGSEFTEYTSQNNNRYLKYSVASQPRREGQTNWFNVTVFNDTQISFLTQYVRKGALVYVEADASNYTFEREDGSRGTILNLVQKDFNLLKNGKTESTEETQ; encoded by the coding sequence ATGTTCCGTCCTATCTTTCAACGTGGCTTCCATGCAACTTCTCGCAAATTGGATCTCTCCAAGATGACCATTGTCGGTCGTGTCGGTAGTGAATTTACAGAATACACTTCTCAGAATAATAACagatatttgaaatataGCGTTGCATCCCAACCAAGAAGAGAGGGCCAAACTAATTGGTTTAACGTTACCGTTTTCAACGATACTCAAATCAGTTTCTTAACCCAATACGTGAGGAAAGGTGCTCTCGTCTATGTGGAGGCAGATGCTAGTAATTATACctttgaaagagaagatgGCTCTAGAGGCACTATCTTGAACCTTGTGCAAAAGGATTTCAACTTACTGAAAAATGGAAAGACTGAATCCACTGAAGAAACTCAATGA
- the GON7 gene encoding chromatin DNA-binding EKC/KEOPS complex subunit GON7 (similar to uniprot|P46984 Saccharomyces cerevisiae YJL184W GON7 Protein of unknown function proposed to be involved in the transfer of mannosylphosphate groups onto N-linked oligosaccharides also proposed to be involved in responding to osmotic stress): MSTLPFASYSSPDLEKQFVVDPSGPQYQTTDGVTTGPSPHVLNAGQVDKDKPAPPKQMDNGEFTALGCLRAQLTGLQDDINKFLTDRMEHAKRKKAKLDQDKDRDNRINKEIKDLLDGGDDDNNGDDSSQ; encoded by the coding sequence ATGTCTACTCTGCCATTTGCCAGCTATAGCTCTCCCGATTTGGAGAAACAATTTGTTGTTGACCCATCAGGTCCTCAGTATCAGACTACGGATGGTGTCACTACCGGTCCAAGTCCTCACGTTTTGAATGCTGGCCAAGTAGATAAGGATAAACCCGCCCCACCAAAACAAATGGATAACGGTGAATTTACTGCATTAGGTTGCCTCAGAGCTCAATTGACTGGATTACAAGACGATATTAACAAATTCCTCACTGATCGTATGGAACATgccaaaagaaaaaaggcTAAATTAGATCAGGATAAAGACCGGGATAACAGAATTAACAAGGAGATCAAAGATCTCCTTGACGGcggtgatgatgataataatggtgatgatagTAGCCAATGA